CAAGCAGCGTGTGCACCTTCGTCAGAGTCAAGTCTTGCTTCAGCCACGCCTTGATCTGCTCGTGCTGGGCGGCGATGGTCTCCCAGGCCTGGCTCTTGCCGTTGGGCCGACTCGGCCGCACGCCGGCGATCACCGCCGCCAACAGCTCGTCGGTCAACTGACACCCGTCGCCGTCACGGTCCAGCCCGCACGCGCGGGCGCGGTCCACATACCGGCGCACCGTTTTGCGGTCCGTGCCCGATAACCGGGCCACCTCGCGCAACCCATGACCCTGCAGCCACAACCGCAGCATCTCCCTGACTTCGATCACCGACACCTCCCGGTAGCTCATTCGGCCAATACAGCGGCCGAGCAACCGGAAGCCCCCAACGCCACGCCGGGGTGGTCCCATAACTGGCAAAACAGCTAGCCAGATGGTCCCATCACTGGCAATCGGGTGGTCCCATGCTCATGGCAAAACCGGCGCCGAGCTGGTCCCTTATTCCTGGCAGCCGACAGGTTTACCGGAATCAGGCTCGCACTTTCGGGGACCCGGTCGATCCAGACGACATCGAAGCATGGAAGCGACGCGTCAACGTCGAAGACATCCTGGTGGCCGAAGACGTCTCCGATCCGCAAAACCCATTCCTGGTGGGAACCTCGATCATCTACCGCGCGCAGTTGACCGTGCCCGGCGGCGCCAGGTTGCGAGCCGCGTGGCTGACGATGATTGCCGTCGCGTCAACGCATCAGGGCAAGGGAGTGTGGGGTCATCTCAGTGCCCAGGGACTGGGAATCCTGATCGAGCGGGGCTACCCGATCATCTGCGGGGTGCCGACCCAGACGGCAATGTACGACGGCTTCGGAGCCGGCGTGGCGAGTTACAGCCGCACCTACTCGGTCGACCGCCGCTTTGCGAAGCTGCGAACCCCGCCGGGCGAGATGCGGGCCCGCGAGGTCAACGCTGACGAGGCGAAGCGCCAGTTGCCGAACATCTACGAACGATGGTGCGCCACAACGATTGGAGCGGTCGGCCGCGATGACGCTTGGTGGGCCGATCATTTGGAGGACAGGCCGACGCAGCGAGGCAACAGAACTGCGTCGAATTACACGGTTCATCCGGACGGGTTCCTGACATACCGCGTCCTCAGTAAGTCCAATCACGGGTACCGGCCACCGTTGGGCACCGTGGTTGTCGAGGACTTCTGCCCCATCACGGACGAGGCCCACACCGAGCTACTCCAGACGTTGTTGGTCTTGGAGATGTTCGACAACGTCGAAATGGACCTGCCGGTCGACGACCCGCTGCCGCTCAAACTCACCGACCTGCGGGCCGCCCAAACCACCGGCCAGAGCGACTTCCTGTGGGTACGGATCAACGATGTGCCCGAGGTACTGGGCACCCGCGCCTACGGGGCGGAGATCGAGGTCGCACTGGACGTCACCGATCCGCTCGGCCTCGCCGGCGGACGATTCTTGCTCCAGGCCCGCGATGGTGCGGGAAAGTGCGCGCCGCATGAGGGGCCCGCCGACGTCGAAATCGGTCTGGCCGACCTGGCCACGATCTACATCGGAGCGCACAGCGCCTCGGAAATCCACCGAGCGGGCCGGATCACAGAACTGCGGCCGGGCGCGCTACGCGAGTTGGATGCCGCGTTCCGCACCGACCGGGCACCGTACTGCGGGACGCTGTTCTGAGTTGTAGCGGCGCTGCAGGCCACTTCGAGACTGACAACACGGGACCGCCCAGGCGCGGCCTCACCGTCCCTGCGTGGTGACTATCCTGGAGGAGATCGAAGGATTTCACTCCGCGGCAGGACGCCTGTTATTGTCGCGTACGCGGTCTCGGCCGTCGAAAAGCGCCGTTAGCTCAGTTGGTAGAGCAGCTGACTCTTAATCAGCGGGTCCGGGGTTCGAAACCCTGACGGCGCACCACTGACGTGTATTACCTCGAGCGTTACGCTCCTGAGCAGCGTCGATGCGGCTTCTCCACGCAAAGCGGGCATACGCAGTACCGCTGTCCCGGAGGATGCAAGCGGGGTACTGACTCGTTCACCGTGCTCTCGTCCAGGAGTTTGAGCTAGCAGCGCGCGACGCCGAGGCGGCCGATTTGGCCCAGGTCAACGGCAGCGAGATGATAGCGAAGCTTTTC
This genomic interval from Mycobacterium sp. SMC-2 contains the following:
- a CDS encoding GNAT family N-acetyltransferase, which codes for MLMAKPAPSWSLIPGSRQVYRNQARTFGDPVDPDDIEAWKRRVNVEDILVAEDVSDPQNPFLVGTSIIYRAQLTVPGGARLRAAWLTMIAVASTHQGKGVWGHLSAQGLGILIERGYPIICGVPTQTAMYDGFGAGVASYSRTYSVDRRFAKLRTPPGEMRAREVNADEAKRQLPNIYERWCATTIGAVGRDDAWWADHLEDRPTQRGNRTASNYTVHPDGFLTYRVLSKSNHGYRPPLGTVVVEDFCPITDEAHTELLQTLLVLEMFDNVEMDLPVDDPLPLKLTDLRAAQTTGQSDFLWVRINDVPEVLGTRAYGAEIEVALDVTDPLGLAGGRFLLQARDGAGKCAPHEGPADVEIGLADLATIYIGAHSASEIHRAGRITELRPGALRELDAAFRTDRAPYCGTLF